One part of the Aspergillus luchuensis IFO 4308 DNA, chromosome 5, nearly complete sequence genome encodes these proteins:
- the dscB gene encoding protein dscB (BUSCO:EOG09264W1U;~COG:S;~EggNog:ENOG410Q12X;~TransMembrane:3 (o15-31i52-76o88-111i)): MLTSGLTNASISKSLLIYTIASSVALAIFDLKHLTSIQVAPHIWQYGQFWRILVWQVAGFANSTEALFAAMLVYHLRVVERAWGKRKFATFLLTTLPYTTLLPPLLLILVLRPITLEKMNYLPSGPVATIFALLAQYHASIPSTFRYRISTSSASDSNETKDQPQQSSKSLTLTLSDKSTTYIVAAQLALSQFPAMVVPAAVGWLVGVAWRMEFLPGTGAWRVPAWMVGEKERRVVNGAGGADGGRYEDLRRRLEGEAIAASASSSATGATGDAAGQRFRRSGGI; encoded by the exons ATGTTAACCTCCGGACTCACCAACGCCTCGATCTCcaaatccctcctcatctacACCATCGCCTCCTCAGTGGCTCTCGCCATTTTCGACCTTAAACACCTCACTAGTATCCAAGTCGCGCCACACATCTGGCAATATGGACAGTTCTGGCGCATTCTGGTGTGGCAAGTAGCCGGATTCGCGAACTCGACGGAGGCGCTGTTCGCCGCGATGCTAGTGTATCATCTACGAGTTGTCGAACGCGCttggggaaaaagaaagtttGCC accttcctcctcaccacacTCCCTTAcacaaccctcctcccacctctcctcctcatcctcgtcctccgacCCATCACCCTCGAGAAAATGAACTACCTTCCCTCCGGACCCGTAGCGACCATCTTCGCCTTATTAGCGCAATACCACGCCTCAATCCCATCTACCTTCCGCTACCGGATCTCCACGTCATCTGCTTCTGATTCGAACGAGACGAAAGACCAACCGCAACAGAGCAGCAAGTCCCTTACTCTTACACTGTCTGATAAATCTACAACGTATATTGTCGCTGCGCAATTGGCTTTGTCGCAGTTCCCGGCGATGGTCGTCCCCGCTGCGGTGGGATGGCTGGTTGGTGTGGCCTGGCGGATGGAGTTTCTGCCTGGGACTGGCGCGTGGAGGGTCCCGGCGtggatggtgggggagaaagagcggAGGGTTGTAAATGGAGCTGGAGGGGCAGATGGTGGGAGATATGAGGatctgaggaggaggttggagggagaggctATTGCGGCGTCGGCGAGTTCGTCGGCTACGGGTGCGACGGGGGATGCTGCGGGACAGAGGTTTAGGAGGAGTGGGGGGATATAG
- the TFB1 gene encoding TFIIH subunit TFB1 family protein (BUSCO:EOG0926315C;~COG:K;~EggNog:ENOG410PKJY;~InterPro:IPR011993,IPR027079,IPR013876,IPR005607;~PFAM:PF03909,PF08567;~go_component: GO:0000439 - transcription factor TFIIH core complex [Evidence IEA];~go_process: GO:0006289 - nucleotide-excision repair [Evidence IEA];~go_process: GO:0006351 - transcription, DNA-templated [Evidence IEA]) → MTMAPPSGSAAYKKKDGTLTIAQDRQSISWIPAAGGAAGAITLPVAQITNLQQTPASNPKVMLKIFVLPPNAPASSPEQYVFSFTAGANARPEADAIRDALSAAIQAAKTAQSAPVKEGVSPAMAIANAVSSAGKEKSPWDDDKRLQGDVELQQSLLKSNSTLQRMFMESLHTKPDTLSASQFMTQFWSTRLHLLRAHAIERSQTRGSYNVLSTLKPRVEDSVTKLNISKEQIQLIFNQHPLVKRVYDENVPKLSEQQFWSRFFQSRLFKKLRGERISETDPTDIILDKYLKADESGNLPRDAHVPHFLDLAGNEVNNSQRQGNRPDLDMRPSSVEKVPIIRTLNSLSEKIMANVAPADGEADGKTGEDGTYNELQLRDLRGDEEQQRILLNVKDQSRFFSSHSKSAEDEQNKLFAQQDPNQILGKLRGDLEENLPEGGAAPLGRLVEPQEDDDEDQQKFEDVIGSRVNLKRASNQILEAIRDRRSQTEGSGNAGTYGLSTALYDRLTLTHATTTEFLHQFWQAFLSGNPDRAGEVASLVESLNRAMERIKSVAQDAEAERQVEVDRLKQHAREVLERTGRKLKLNLAGVAGGEQAVNRLLGPTNRALETALAKYNQALAEEMKEMPSA, encoded by the exons ATGACGATGGCACCTCCGAGCGGGTCGGCGGCatacaagaagaaagatggcaCCCTGACCATAGCCCAGGACCGCCAGTCGATCTCTTGGATCCCGGCGGCTGGCGGTGCAGCTGGTGCAATTACTCTTCCTGTTGCTCAGATTACCA ATTTGCAACAGACCCCCGCCAGTAACCCGAAAGTGATGCTGAAGATCTTTGTCCTCCCTCCGAACGCCCCCGCCAGCTCACCCGAACAATATGTCTTTTCCTTCACAGCTGGAGCGAACGCGCGACCGGAAGCTGATGCCATCAGAGATGCGCTCAGTGCCGCTATCCAAGCTGCAAAGACAGCTCAGAGTGCACCCGTTAAAGAAGGCGTTTCTCCTGCTATGGCCATTGCGAATGCGGTTTCATCGgcagggaaagagaagagccCGTGGGATGATGACAAACGGCTTCAAGGAGATGTGGAGCTGCAGCAGTCGCTGCTGAAATCGAATTCGACTCTGCAGCGCATGTTCATGGAGTCATTACACACCAAGCCGGATACGCTGTCTGCTTCACAATTCATGACGCAGTTCTGGTCTACTCGACTTCATCTTTTGCGCGCACATGCGATCGAACGGTCGCAGACACGCGGATCGTACAATGTGCTGTCGACATTGAAGCCGCGGGTGGAGGATAGCGTGACAAAGCTGAATATTAGCAAGGAGCAGATCCAGTTGATTTTTAATCAGCACCCGCTTGTGAAGCGGGTATACGACGAGAATGTACCCAAGCTTAGCGAGCAGCAATTCTGGTCTCGGTTTTTCCAGAGTCGGCTGTTTAAGAAACTGCGCGGTGAGCGCATCTCTGAAACGGATCCCACGGACATAATCCTGGATAAATACCTCAAGGCGGATGAGTCGGGAAATTTACCGCGCGATGCGCATGTTCCACATTTCCTAGATTTGGCTGGAAATGAAGTGAACAACAGTCAACGGCAAGGCAACCGACCCGATCTCGACATGCGCCCGTCCTCTGTGGAAAAGGTGCCCATTATCCGCACACTGAACAGTCTGAGTGAGAAGATTATGGCGAACGTTGCACCAGCCGATGGCGAGGCGGATGGCAAGacgggtgaggatgggacaTACAACGAGCTGCAGCTGCGCGATTTACGCGGGGACGAGGAACAGCAACGTATTCTCCTCAACGTGAAGGACCAGAGTCGCTTTTTCTCGTCGCATTCGAAATCTGCGGAGGATGAGCAAAACAAGCTATTTGCCCAGCAGGATCCGAATCAGATACTCGGAAAGCTACGGGGAGATCTAGAAGAAAATTTGCCAGAGGGCGGAGCCGCGCCGCTGGGGAGACTGGTAGAACcgcaggaggatgacgacgaggatcAACAAAAGTTCGAAGACGTGATTGGTTCTAGGGTGAATTTGAAGCGCGCCTCAAACCAAATTCTCGAAGCGATCCGTGACCGCCGATCCCAAACAGAGGGATCAGGCAATGCCGGCACGTACGGTTTGTCGACTGCGTTGTACGACCGGTTGACGCTGACGCATGCCACGACGACTGAATTCTTGCATCAATTCTGGCAGGCATTCCTATCTGGGAATCCGGATCGCGCGGGTGAGGTAGCTTCGCTCGTGGAGTCCCTAAACAGAGCCATGGAGCGCATAAAATCAGTGGCGCAAGACGCAGAGGCAGAGCGGCAAGTTGAGGTTGATCGACTGAAGCAGCATGCCCGGGAAGTGCTGGAAAGGACAGGAAGGAAGCTCAAGCTCAATCTCGCTGGTGTGGCTGGAGGTGAACAGGCTGTCAATCGACTACTGGGGCCGACCAATCGGGCGTTGGAAACGGCGCTGGCAAAGTACAACCAGGCGTTGGCTGAAGAAATGAAGGAAATGCCATCTGCGTGA